Proteins from a genomic interval of Pseudodesulfovibrio nedwellii:
- a CDS encoding Hpt domain-containing protein: protein MHKEIVDSKFLESMSGKRPFLKRMFTVFISQEPKRIQEIKDALQSQDVERLRHLAHSLKGGAATIGVDRVRECCLNLEKASKAKDMKAALTHLDSLEKEMRNAYAFMFDYLAEH from the coding sequence GTGCATAAAGAAATAGTAGATAGCAAGTTTCTGGAATCAATGTCAGGCAAACGCCCGTTCCTTAAGCGGATGTTTACCGTATTCATATCTCAGGAGCCAAAACGTATTCAGGAAATCAAAGACGCCCTGCAATCGCAAGATGTTGAACGATTGCGCCATTTGGCACACTCACTCAAGGGAGGCGCTGCGACCATTGGCGTGGATCGTGTCCGGGAGTGTTGTCTAAACCTAGAAAAAGCCTCCAAGGCTAAAGACATGAAAGCAGCCCTAACGCATTTGGATTCTTTGGAAAAAGAAATGCGCAACGCGTATGCTTTCATGTTTGACTATCTGGCTGAACATTAA
- the aat gene encoding leucyl/phenylalanyl-tRNA--protein transferase, with protein MTIYRLFDDPVFPDPEEADPDGLLAVGGDLSPQRLLTAYANGIFPWYGDDSPILWWSTNPRLVVFPEEFHMPRSLHRVLNKGTFTFTMDTRFSSVIRQCACSPRPEQDGSWIVDDMIEAYIQLHELGYAHSVEAWQGDDLVGGLYGVSLGSVFYGESMFYHVSDASKAAFAVLVEQLRKWNFSLIDCQQTTHHLLRFGARELQRYQFLQMIREGMERPSREGRWRFDDPE; from the coding sequence ATGACCATTTATCGGCTTTTTGACGATCCCGTATTTCCCGACCCGGAAGAGGCGGACCCTGACGGCTTGCTTGCCGTTGGAGGTGATCTGAGTCCCCAGCGGTTACTGACTGCCTATGCCAACGGTATTTTCCCGTGGTACGGGGATGATTCGCCTATCCTTTGGTGGTCAACCAATCCTCGTCTTGTGGTTTTTCCTGAAGAATTCCATATGCCGCGTAGTTTGCATCGTGTTCTCAACAAGGGAACGTTTACTTTCACAATGGATACTCGATTTAGTTCGGTGATTCGTCAGTGTGCGTGTTCTCCTCGTCCCGAGCAAGATGGCTCATGGATTGTGGATGACATGATAGAGGCGTACATCCAGTTGCATGAATTGGGATATGCGCACAGCGTGGAAGCATGGCAGGGCGATGATCTGGTTGGTGGCCTATACGGCGTATCGCTTGGTTCTGTTTTTTATGGAGAGTCCATGTTCTACCATGTGTCAGACGCATCGAAAGCGGCGTTTGCCGTTTTGGTAGAGCAGCTCAGAAAATGGAATTTCAGTTTGATTGATTGTCAACAAACTACGCACCATTTACTTCGCTTTGGCGCACGCGAACTTCAGCGGTATCAATTCCTTCAGATGATCCGCGAAGGTATGGAAAGACCGTCTCGTGAGGGGCGGTGGAGATTTGATGACCCTGAGTAG
- a CDS encoding potassium channel family protein — translation MLRLRSRLGSFWSVVLGVVYLFVIFVVGICFYMMYEHWDFVSSFYMMVITLSTVGFMEVNQLSEEGRLFTAFLIMAGVGGFVYIAGAFAQILIDGRLQILWGKHKMMKEISKLRNHFIVCGHGRIGSIVVQEIAAEGHDIVVIEQTPELIDKMEQDGILCIEGDATSDEVLLSAGLLHANSLISALSSEAANVYVTLTGRQLNPGITIVARAGDKTHISRLELAGADRVVLPHFIGGLRMAQNVLRPTVTNFMELAVRGGIDLQMEELLVSPESELVNLDLIESKIRPRFNLIVIAIKRASGDMVFNPGPKEVIDANDTLLAVGTKLNLEEIKEIL, via the coding sequence ATGCTTCGCCTGAGATCACGACTTGGCTCCTTCTGGAGTGTTGTTCTCGGCGTGGTGTATCTCTTCGTTATTTTCGTGGTGGGCATCTGTTTTTACATGATGTACGAGCACTGGGATTTTGTCAGTTCCTTTTACATGATGGTCATTACGCTTTCCACCGTGGGATTCATGGAGGTTAATCAGCTTTCGGAAGAAGGTCGGCTGTTTACAGCCTTCCTGATCATGGCCGGTGTCGGTGGTTTTGTTTACATAGCAGGTGCCTTTGCACAAATTCTGATTGACGGTCGTTTGCAAATTCTGTGGGGTAAGCACAAGATGATGAAAGAAATAAGTAAGTTGAGAAATCATTTTATCGTTTGCGGTCATGGTCGCATCGGCAGCATTGTTGTTCAGGAAATTGCGGCTGAAGGGCATGATATTGTGGTCATCGAGCAAACCCCGGAGCTCATCGACAAGATGGAGCAGGACGGTATTCTCTGTATCGAAGGTGATGCAACCAGCGACGAGGTTCTTTTGAGTGCTGGGTTGCTCCATGCAAATTCACTTATCTCGGCACTTTCCAGCGAAGCGGCCAACGTCTATGTGACTTTGACGGGCCGTCAGTTGAATCCTGGGATCACCATTGTGGCCCGCGCTGGAGATAAAACCCATATTTCTCGTTTGGAATTGGCCGGAGCTGATAGAGTTGTGCTCCCGCATTTTATTGGTGGCCTGCGTATGGCGCAGAATGTTTTGCGACCAACAGTGACTAACTTTATGGAGTTGGCCGTTCGAGGTGGTATTGATCTTCAAATGGAGGAACTTTTGGTTTCTCCTGAATCTGAACTGGTCAATCTGGATCTCATTGAGTCCAAGATTCGTCCTCGGTTTAATTTGATTGTCATTGCTATTAAAAGAGCTTCCGGTGATATGGTTTTTAATCCTGGCCCCAAGGAAGTGATCGACGCCAATGATACGCTTTTGGCTGTCGGTACAAAATTGAATCTCGAAGAAATTAAAGAAATCTTATAA
- the dapB gene encoding 4-hydroxy-tetrahydrodipicolinate reductase, with translation MSTNVVILGAKGRMGNTLVNMALADSELNLVGVCEREGNTGGMDYDGCLTSDCLEDLLPKVPGAVIVDFTAPASSVAMAKIAAKHGSPAVIGTTGLDKDQQEELAEYAKETPIFWAPNMSVGVNVLLKVLPELVKALGEDYDMEMVETHHKMKKDSPSGTALKLAQCLAEARGWEYDDVKKHCRDGIIGERPQKEIGVQTLRGGDVVGDHTMYFFGPGERIEVTHRAHSRETFASGALRAAKWLSGQKPGKLYAMADIF, from the coding sequence ATGAGTACCAATGTCGTCATACTGGGTGCAAAAGGGCGTATGGGCAATACTTTGGTGAATATGGCCCTAGCTGATAGCGAGTTGAATCTCGTTGGCGTCTGTGAGCGCGAAGGCAATACCGGTGGTATGGATTATGATGGCTGCCTGACATCTGATTGTCTTGAAGACCTGTTGCCCAAGGTTCCAGGTGCGGTGATCGTGGATTTTACGGCTCCGGCATCATCTGTCGCCATGGCGAAAATTGCTGCCAAACATGGAAGTCCTGCCGTTATCGGAACAACTGGTTTGGATAAGGACCAGCAGGAAGAATTGGCAGAATATGCCAAGGAAACGCCGATTTTTTGGGCACCGAACATGTCAGTGGGCGTGAATGTATTGCTCAAGGTTTTGCCTGAACTCGTCAAGGCTCTTGGGGAGGACTACGACATGGAGATGGTCGAGACTCATCATAAAATGAAAAAGGATTCCCCCAGTGGTACTGCGCTTAAGTTGGCCCAATGTTTGGCTGAGGCCCGTGGGTGGGAATATGATGACGTCAAGAAGCATTGTCGTGATGGTATCATCGGCGAGCGGCCTCAGAAGGAAATCGGTGTGCAGACTTTGCGCGGTGGGGACGTGGTTGGCGACCATACCATGTATTTCTTTGGCCCCGGTGAACGTATTGAAGTCACACACCGTGCTCATTCTCGTGAGACATTTGCCTCTGGCGCATTGCGCGCGGCGAAATGGCTGTCCGGGCAGAAACCCGGCAAGCTTTACGCCATGGCTGACATTTTCTAG
- a CDS encoding ACT domain-containing protein codes for MKVDQLSIFLENRAGRLAEVTRLLSEAGVNIRALSLADTSDFGILRLIVSDFTKAKDTLKEAGFTVGRTSVVAVKVSDDPGGLHAILSMLQNAGINVEYMYAFVQQSGDSAVLIFRFDRTDQGIELLQKNNISIIPGDKLYAM; via the coding sequence ATGAAAGTAGATCAACTCTCCATATTTCTGGAAAATCGTGCCGGACGTCTCGCCGAAGTTACCCGTCTTCTCTCCGAGGCCGGTGTAAACATTCGTGCATTATCTCTGGCAGACACGTCGGATTTCGGCATCCTGCGTCTGATTGTATCCGACTTTACCAAAGCCAAGGACACACTGAAGGAAGCGGGCTTCACCGTTGGTCGCACCTCGGTCGTGGCCGTCAAGGTTTCTGACGATCCTGGCGGATTGCATGCTATTCTGAGTATGCTTCAAAATGCTGGAATCAATGTGGAATACATGTACGCTTTCGTACAGCAAAGCGGTGACTCGGCTGTGCTTATCTTCCGCTTTGACCGCACCGACCAAGGCATTGAATTGTTACAGAAAAACAATATTTCCATCATCCCCGGCGACAAACTCTACGCCATGTAG
- a CDS encoding MATE family efflux transporter — MVKSVTEKSTDHPFVNKPNRTLIRLAFPVLFSLVAEPLTGLVDTAFVARLAGSEPVAALGVGTVAFTSIFWAFTFLGVGTQTEVAQAEGRGDRERAIKVVSLACMLAACIGVAVMLGSMGFLSPIASLFGAEGLVNDLACEYMVYRLLGAPAVLVSLACFGGLRGIQDMRTPFYVAVGINIINVFLDWILIFGFGAIAPMGVAGAAIASTVSQWIGAVWCMWAIWRRLGFTWHMRGAGITKLMKVGGDLFIRTGAVLVFLALCTRVANRFGPDEGAAYQAIRQFFIFSALFLDAFAITGQSLVGFFLGASDQDQARRVARSVCLWSMGTGLGMCALMLMGEQSVAWLLVPPAAHGVFGPAWIVVALTQPVGSLSFATDGIHWGTGDFRYLRNAMLIASVISALCILVVDAMHPSNILVFIWLTTALWTVIRAGFGMVRIWPGVGRAPLIREHKKRP, encoded by the coding sequence ATGGTCAAAAGTGTTACGGAAAAATCAACAGACCACCCCTTTGTGAACAAACCCAATCGAACGTTGATTCGATTAGCATTTCCTGTGCTGTTCTCTTTGGTCGCCGAACCGCTGACAGGGCTTGTCGATACTGCTTTTGTGGCACGTTTGGCCGGTTCCGAGCCTGTGGCTGCGCTTGGTGTTGGCACTGTGGCTTTTACCTCAATCTTTTGGGCATTTACTTTTCTCGGTGTCGGGACGCAGACAGAAGTGGCGCAGGCGGAAGGCCGGGGAGATCGGGAACGTGCTATCAAGGTAGTGTCGTTGGCCTGTATGTTGGCGGCGTGTATCGGAGTCGCCGTCATGCTTGGTTCCATGGGATTCCTTTCGCCTATTGCGTCGTTGTTCGGTGCCGAGGGATTGGTTAACGATTTGGCCTGCGAATACATGGTGTATCGTTTGCTCGGAGCACCCGCAGTACTTGTTTCTTTGGCCTGTTTTGGTGGGTTGCGTGGCATACAGGATATGCGCACGCCGTTTTACGTGGCTGTGGGCATTAATATTATTAATGTATTTCTTGATTGGATACTCATTTTCGGGTTCGGGGCTATTGCGCCTATGGGCGTGGCTGGTGCCGCGATTGCCAGCACTGTCAGTCAGTGGATTGGTGCGGTTTGGTGTATGTGGGCTATATGGAGAAGACTCGGCTTCACATGGCACATGCGCGGGGCTGGCATCACCAAACTCATGAAGGTGGGGGGTGACCTGTTTATTCGTACTGGTGCGGTTCTTGTCTTTTTAGCCTTGTGCACCCGTGTCGCTAACCGCTTTGGCCCAGATGAGGGTGCGGCCTATCAGGCTATCCGACAGTTTTTTATTTTTTCGGCGTTGTTTCTGGATGCTTTTGCCATCACAGGTCAGAGTCTTGTTGGTTTTTTCCTTGGTGCATCGGATCAAGATCAAGCGCGTCGCGTCGCCCGTTCTGTGTGTTTGTGGAGTATGGGGACAGGACTTGGGATGTGTGCCCTTATGCTTATGGGAGAGCAGAGCGTTGCATGGCTTCTTGTCCCACCCGCAGCGCATGGCGTTTTTGGACCTGCCTGGATTGTTGTGGCTTTGACCCAACCTGTCGGGTCGCTTTCATTTGCGACGGATGGGATTCATTGGGGGACCGGTGACTTCAGGTATTTACGGAATGCAATGCTGATTGCTTCAGTCATCAGCGCACTTTGCATCCTTGTTGTTGACGCAATGCATCCGTCTAATATTCTTGTTTTTATTTGGCTGACAACGGCGCTGTGGACAGTGATTCGGGCTGGTTTCGGAATGGTGCGTATTTGGCCGGGGGTTGGCCGTGCTCCTTTGATCAGAGAGCATAAAAAAAGACCTTAG
- the cls gene encoding cardiolipin synthase: MESMELSFLLWLFSLFYTAMEITAVITAVIAIHDTRTPQGAVAWAISLVTFPILALPLYWIFGRSKFHGYVDAIRAGQEEFHRLIGSNHDIPTIRDLAERKRPHAPRTVFETLSGIPYLGGNSIELYTDGNSTFDAIFADIEKATDYILIQFFIVHDDMLGNRLKDLLIRKAQNGIRIYFLYDEVGCHSTPAAYWENMREAGIDARPFHTTKGRHNRFQLNFRNHRKIVIIDGAIAYVGGHNVGDEYLGISKIFNGWRDTHISIAGPGVLGVQVSFAKDWYWATRQLLDLDLTMPHTTGTAEVLALGTGPEDALESCSLMFIRAIEAAQHRFWTASPYFVPDSAVMKALQLAALRGVDVRIMLPEKADHKLVYLAGFACLKELDLPGIRVFRYTKGFLHQKVFLVDDILAGVGTANLDNRSFRLNFEITMLVEDESFCKKIETMFLSDFTRCVETGPNEIDAKNIIQKTLIKFARLLSPVL; encoded by the coding sequence ATGGAATCAATGGAACTCTCATTTCTTCTCTGGCTGTTCAGTCTTTTCTATACAGCCATGGAAATCACGGCTGTTATTACGGCGGTTATCGCGATTCATGACACTCGCACACCGCAAGGGGCTGTTGCCTGGGCCATTTCGCTGGTAACATTCCCCATTCTCGCTCTTCCACTGTACTGGATTTTCGGACGATCAAAATTCCACGGCTACGTCGATGCCATCCGTGCAGGACAAGAAGAGTTTCACCGGCTTATCGGCAGTAATCATGACATCCCGACCATTCGTGATCTGGCCGAACGAAAGCGGCCGCATGCACCGAGGACCGTATTTGAAACGCTCTCCGGTATCCCTTATCTCGGCGGGAACTCCATCGAACTCTATACAGACGGCAACTCCACCTTTGATGCCATCTTCGCAGACATTGAAAAAGCAACCGATTACATACTGATCCAATTCTTCATTGTCCATGACGACATGCTGGGCAACCGGCTGAAAGATCTCCTTATCCGCAAAGCTCAAAACGGCATTCGCATATATTTTCTCTATGACGAAGTAGGTTGCCACTCCACCCCTGCCGCCTATTGGGAAAATATGCGAGAGGCTGGGATTGACGCACGTCCGTTTCACACGACCAAAGGACGGCACAACCGATTTCAACTCAACTTTAGAAATCACAGAAAAATTGTCATTATTGACGGTGCAATAGCCTATGTCGGCGGACACAATGTCGGCGATGAGTATCTTGGCATATCCAAAATATTCAATGGATGGCGAGACACACATATCAGCATTGCAGGACCAGGTGTTCTCGGAGTGCAGGTCTCCTTTGCCAAGGATTGGTACTGGGCAACACGCCAATTACTCGACCTCGACCTAACCATGCCGCACACAACGGGAACCGCCGAAGTTTTGGCCCTCGGCACAGGACCGGAAGACGCGCTGGAATCATGCTCACTCATGTTCATCCGAGCCATCGAAGCTGCACAACACCGCTTCTGGACAGCAAGCCCCTATTTCGTACCGGACAGCGCGGTCATGAAGGCCCTACAACTGGCAGCCTTGCGCGGTGTGGATGTCCGCATCATGTTACCTGAAAAGGCAGACCACAAGCTCGTCTATCTGGCTGGATTCGCCTGTCTCAAGGAACTCGACCTTCCCGGCATCCGCGTCTTCCGCTACACCAAGGGATTTCTCCACCAAAAGGTCTTTCTCGTCGACGACATATTGGCCGGAGTCGGTACAGCCAATCTGGACAATAGGTCCTTCCGCCTCAATTTTGAAATAACCATGCTCGTCGAAGACGAATCATTCTGCAAAAAAATTGAAACCATGTTCCTCAGTGACTTTACTCGATGTGTGGAAACCGGTCCCAACGAAATCGATGCAAAAAACATCATCCAAAAAACACTCATCAAATTCGCCCGACTGCTTTCCCCTGTTCTTTAA
- the ligA gene encoding NAD-dependent DNA ligase LigA, with protein sequence MVLKNVIERVALLREKLERHNYLYYVQDAPEISDAEYDALFRELAGLEAEHPELEDPNSPTKRVGGKPADGFTPYEHAERMYSLDNGMDLDAWYAFTERVTKGTGQENIQYWADPKMDGLAMEVIYEQGRFVQAATRGDGLTGEDVTHNMRTVMNLPLNLRGDDVPELLEVRGEVVMSNVEFADLNRRQEEAGDKVFANPRNAAAGTIRQLDPKVAASRPLRFLGYGIGRVQWTTASDKWDTQQAVMDGLKDLGFAIPPEAKLCDSSQEVADYFEELMAQREGLPFEIDGVVAKVNDRGMQNALGYTSRAPRWALALKFPAYQTKTRLNSIRIQVGRTGVLTPVAELEPVELAGVVVSKATLHNKGYIEERDFRIGDTVLIQRAGDVIPQVLSVALDERSDAAEKYEFPMQCPVCESVAAEDGEAVRCTNPVCPAKTVQRIIHFVSKAGLDMEGVGKKWIQKLAEDGVLTSPADLFKLEKTNLLKYERMGDKSAENFMAAIAKARKATPLWRFIAGLGIRHVGEQTAKTLAVNFEEFDAIGKVTREELQDLDDVGPIVAESLVDFFINDENQVMLGQFKELDFWPTGGSKDVEATALLPLSGKVFIFTGTLPMKRNEAQAMAEAQGGAISKTISKKVDYVVAGEKAGSKVAKAEKLGLEIIDFDTFKGLLGQKVKKKQMTLLDF encoded by the coding sequence ATGGTCTTAAAAAACGTTATTGAACGCGTTGCTTTGTTGCGCGAAAAACTCGAGCGGCATAACTATCTGTACTATGTACAGGATGCGCCAGAAATCAGCGATGCCGAGTATGATGCATTGTTTCGTGAATTGGCAGGTCTGGAAGCGGAACACCCGGAACTTGAAGATCCCAATTCTCCGACAAAGAGAGTGGGGGGTAAGCCTGCCGATGGTTTTACTCCCTATGAACATGCCGAACGTATGTATAGTTTGGATAACGGTATGGACCTTGATGCGTGGTACGCATTTACCGAACGCGTTACCAAAGGAACAGGACAGGAGAATATTCAGTATTGGGCCGATCCAAAGATGGATGGTCTGGCAATGGAAGTTATTTATGAACAAGGTCGTTTTGTTCAGGCTGCCACTCGTGGCGACGGCCTGACGGGTGAAGACGTGACGCACAATATGCGTACGGTTATGAATTTGCCGTTGAATTTGCGGGGTGATGATGTCCCGGAATTATTGGAAGTTCGTGGTGAAGTCGTTATGTCGAACGTGGAGTTTGCCGACTTGAACCGACGACAGGAAGAGGCTGGAGACAAAGTCTTTGCTAATCCTCGTAATGCTGCAGCCGGGACCATTCGTCAACTCGATCCTAAGGTGGCCGCGTCCCGTCCACTTCGTTTTTTGGGATATGGCATAGGCCGCGTTCAGTGGACGACTGCTTCCGATAAATGGGATACTCAACAGGCAGTCATGGATGGTCTCAAGGATTTGGGGTTTGCCATTCCGCCTGAAGCGAAGCTGTGCGATTCAAGCCAAGAGGTTGCTGATTATTTTGAAGAACTTATGGCCCAGCGGGAAGGATTACCTTTTGAAATCGATGGAGTGGTCGCCAAGGTCAATGATCGGGGAATGCAGAATGCTCTTGGGTATACTTCTCGGGCGCCACGATGGGCATTGGCTTTGAAGTTCCCGGCGTATCAGACCAAGACTCGGCTTAACAGTATCCGCATACAGGTCGGGCGTACCGGCGTTTTGACTCCCGTGGCAGAATTGGAGCCGGTAGAGTTGGCTGGCGTGGTCGTATCCAAAGCGACCTTGCACAACAAGGGATACATTGAGGAACGCGATTTCCGTATTGGCGATACCGTGCTTATTCAACGGGCGGGCGACGTTATTCCGCAAGTTTTGTCTGTTGCTCTTGATGAACGGTCAGATGCTGCTGAAAAGTATGAATTCCCTATGCAGTGTCCTGTCTGTGAAAGTGTGGCGGCGGAAGATGGTGAGGCTGTGCGGTGTACTAATCCCGTTTGTCCAGCCAAGACCGTGCAGCGCATTATTCATTTTGTGTCCAAGGCTGGTCTGGACATGGAAGGCGTGGGCAAGAAATGGATTCAGAAGTTGGCGGAAGATGGTGTGCTGACGTCCCCTGCGGATTTGTTCAAGTTGGAAAAAACCAACTTGTTGAAATATGAACGTATGGGCGACAAGTCTGCTGAGAATTTTATGGCAGCCATTGCCAAGGCCAGGAAAGCTACTCCGTTATGGCGGTTCATCGCGGGGCTTGGTATTCGTCATGTGGGAGAGCAAACCGCAAAAACGTTGGCCGTGAATTTTGAAGAGTTTGATGCCATTGGAAAGGTGACCCGCGAGGAACTTCAGGATCTGGATGATGTCGGTCCCATTGTTGCCGAAAGTTTGGTCGATTTTTTTATCAATGATGAAAATCAGGTCATGCTTGGCCAGTTCAAAGAATTGGATTTCTGGCCGACAGGTGGTTCAAAAGATGTCGAGGCAACTGCTCTTCTGCCATTGTCCGGCAAGGTGTTCATTTTCACCGGGACTTTGCCAATGAAGCGGAATGAGGCCCAGGCCATGGCGGAAGCTCAAGGCGGTGCGATATCCAAGACCATTTCTAAAAAGGTGGACTATGTCGTGGCCGGAGAGAAGGCTGGATCAAAGGTCGCCAAAGCGGAGAAATTGGGGCTTGAAATTATTGACTTCGATACTTTCAAGGGCTTACTCGGTCAGAAGGTGAAGAAAAAGCAAATGACTTTGCTGGATTTTTAA
- the uvrB gene encoding excinuclease ABC subunit UvrB → MPDFKLVSEYTLKGDQPEAVAELVNGLQSGVRDQVLLGATGTGKTFAMANVVATLNRSALILAPNKTLAAQLYTEFRGLFPDNAVEYFVSYYDYYQPEAYLPHSDVYIEKDSSINDNIDKLRHAATHALLTRKDVLIVASVSCIYGLGSPDFYAKMVIPVEEGQTMAMESLLGRLVEIHYERNDYDFHRGTFRVRGDVVEIIPAYSREKALRIEFFGDEIDSISETDPLTGEVKDRLRKTVIYPGSHFVSDRDNLDRATHDIREELRLRLTDLKKHNKLVEAQRLEQRTMYDLETIEELGYCNGIENYSLHLDGRHEGQPPATLLDYFPDDFILFVDESHIALPQVGGMFKGDRSRKTTLVDFGFRLPSALDNRPLNYEEFQERIKQAVYVSATPGPLEIDLAHGVVVEQIIRPTGLVDPEIEVRKTHGQIDDLLSECKKRQSRDERVLVTTLTKRMAEDLNDYLNQMGVESKYLHSDIDTLERMAIIQALRAGEFSVLVGINLLREGLDIPEVSMVAILDADKEGFLRSARSLIQIFGRAARNVDGRVILYADKITDSMASAMDETDRRRQKQQEYNEVHGITPTTIRKKVDNLFGELSGVTMGHTSVGMAAEDLAQYGADPKALQKSIKRLEREMREAAKELEFERAAELRDRVAMLRERFLELG, encoded by the coding sequence ATGCCTGATTTTAAACTTGTCAGTGAATATACCCTCAAAGGTGATCAGCCGGAAGCTGTCGCAGAACTGGTCAACGGTCTGCAAAGTGGCGTGCGAGATCAAGTTTTGCTTGGTGCCACCGGCACAGGCAAGACCTTTGCCATGGCAAATGTGGTGGCGACGCTTAACCGTTCTGCGTTAATTCTGGCTCCAAACAAGACTTTGGCTGCACAGCTCTACACGGAGTTTCGTGGTTTGTTTCCTGACAATGCCGTCGAATATTTCGTCAGTTATTACGACTATTATCAGCCGGAAGCTTACCTGCCGCACTCGGATGTATACATTGAGAAGGATTCATCCATCAATGACAACATCGATAAATTGCGTCATGCAGCCACTCATGCTCTGTTAACGCGTAAAGATGTGCTTATCGTTGCGTCGGTTTCCTGTATTTATGGTCTTGGTTCACCTGATTTCTATGCCAAGATGGTTATTCCCGTGGAAGAAGGACAGACCATGGCTATGGAGTCGCTCCTTGGACGCTTGGTTGAGATTCACTATGAGCGTAATGATTACGATTTCCATCGTGGTACATTCCGTGTCCGTGGAGATGTGGTGGAAATTATCCCCGCATACAGTCGGGAAAAGGCGTTGCGTATAGAGTTCTTTGGTGATGAAATTGATTCTATTTCCGAAACGGATCCGCTGACGGGTGAGGTTAAGGATCGTCTGAGAAAGACGGTTATTTATCCGGGCAGTCATTTTGTTTCAGACCGGGACAATCTGGATCGGGCTACACATGATATTCGGGAAGAACTTCGGCTTCGGTTGACTGATCTCAAGAAGCATAACAAGTTGGTCGAGGCGCAAAGACTTGAACAGCGTACCATGTACGACCTCGAAACAATTGAGGAACTCGGATATTGTAACGGTATAGAAAATTATTCCCTTCATTTGGATGGACGACATGAGGGGCAGCCGCCAGCCACTTTGCTCGACTATTTCCCGGATGATTTCATTTTGTTTGTGGACGAATCCCATATTGCTTTGCCGCAGGTGGGCGGCATGTTTAAGGGTGACCGTTCGCGAAAGACTACATTGGTTGATTTTGGGTTCAGATTACCGTCCGCATTAGACAATCGTCCGCTTAATTATGAAGAATTTCAAGAGCGTATCAAACAGGCCGTGTATGTCTCGGCCACGCCGGGACCATTGGAAATTGACTTGGCTCATGGTGTGGTGGTGGAACAGATTATTCGGCCTACAGGCCTTGTCGACCCAGAGATTGAAGTTCGAAAAACACACGGACAGATTGACGATTTGCTGTCAGAGTGTAAGAAAAGACAATCAAGGGACGAGCGGGTTCTGGTTACTACGCTGACCAAGCGCATGGCCGAGGATCTGAACGATTATTTGAACCAGATGGGGGTCGAATCCAAGTACCTGCATTCGGATATTGATACCCTTGAACGGATGGCCATCATTCAGGCTCTTCGGGCCGGTGAATTTTCTGTTCTTGTGGGTATCAATTTGCTTCGAGAAGGATTGGATATCCCGGAAGTTTCCATGGTGGCGATTCTTGATGCTGACAAGGAAGGTTTTTTACGTTCGGCACGTTCGCTCATTCAGATTTTTGGACGAGCTGCGAGAAATGTTGACGGCAGGGTTATTCTTTATGCGGATAAAATTACGGATTCCATGGCCTCAGCTATGGATGAAACAGACCGAAGACGCCAGAAACAGCAGGAATACAACGAAGTACACGGTATTACGCCGACCACTATTCGCAAGAAGGTAGATAACCTGTTTGGTGAATTGAGCGGTGTGACCATGGGGCATACTTCGGTAGGGATGGCTGCCGAGGATTTGGCACAATATGGGGCAGATCCGAAAGCTTTGCAGAAGAGTATCAAGCGGTTGGAGCGTGAAATGCGCGAAGCTGCAAAAGAATTGGAATTTGAGCGGGCTGCGGAACTCAGGGACCGTGTTGCCATGCTTCGTGAGAGATTCCTTGAGTTGGGGTAA